One stretch of Thalassophryne amazonica chromosome 17, fThaAma1.1, whole genome shotgun sequence DNA includes these proteins:
- the slc25a46 gene encoding solute carrier family 25 member 46: MSSRRPDTFDGLGYRSEPLYGPNFQARNTAASAELQQHWVTTPPDIPGSRNLHYGERTPLYDEPPGEAAGPGAAGGWEAPQPGMPPAEQLNRFAGFGIGLVSLFTENVLAHPCIVFRRQCQVNYHARWYHLTPFSAVAVMYGITKAQGVTSLWKGMGSTFIVHGVTLGAEGIISEFTPLPRELPHRWSWKQLFGHLLLKGLTAVVALPFYCASLIETVQSDIVRDDASSGLLDCVREGVARLLGVGAPHSRRLLPLRALLLPAALHAVLRYAISGVVQKMALWLHQRSKKQQQETSNPLDAYFPELTASWAGSLVADIIVYPLETTLHRLSLQGTRTIIDATDGITGTGNGSGPLVLPVNTQYDGFRDCLSAIRRKEGWGGFYRGFGALVTQYVLHCTLLAAARTALRLLLLEGGKGALDS, encoded by the exons ATGTCTTCCAGGCGGCCAGACACTTTCGACGGGCTCGGCTACCGCAGCGAGCCGCTGTACGGACCGAACTTCCAGGCCAGAAACACGGCAGCTTCCGCGGAGCTTCAGCAGCACTGGGTCACCACTCCTCCAGACATCCCCGGCAGCCGCAACCTGCACTACGGAGAGCGGACACCGCTGTACGACGAGCCGCCCGGAGAGGCCGCAGGTCCCGGAGCTGCAGGAGGATGGGAAGCACCACAACCCGGTATGCCGCCTGCAG aGCAGCTGAATCGCTTTGCTGGCTTCGGAATCGGACTTGTCAG TCTGTTCACCGAGAATGTGCTCGCTCACCCCTGCATTGTGTTCCGCCGGCAATGCCAG GTGAACTACCATGCCCGCTGGTACCACCTGACACCTTTCAGTGCTGTCGCTGTCATGTACGGCATCACCAAGGCCCAG GGAGTGACATCTCTGTGGAAAGGAATGGGCAGTACTTTCATCGTGCACGGCGTCACACTTGGAGCTGAGGGCATAATCAGCGAGTTCACACCATTACCACG GGAGCTTCCTCATCGGTGGAGCTGGAAGCAGCTGTTTGGGCATCTGCTGCTTAAAGG GTTGACTGCTGTCGTGGCATTGCCATTCTACTGTGCGAGCCTCATTGAAACCGTGCAG AGTGACATTGTGCGCGATGACGCTTCCTCTGGTCTCCTGGATTGCGTTCGTGAAGGCGTCGCCCGCCTGCTGGGTGTTGGTGCACCACACAGCCGCCGGCTCCTCCCCCTCAGAGCCCTGCTCCTCCCTGCTGCGCTTCATGCTGTGCTGCGTTACGCCATTTCTGGTGTTGTCCAGAAGATGGCACTGTGGTTGCACCAGCGTTCCAAGAAGCAGCAACAAGAAACCTCTAATCCTCTGGATGCCTACTTCCCTGAGCTGACGGCATCGTGGGCGGGTTCTCTGGttgctgacatcattgtgtacccGCTGGAAACAACACTGCACCGTCTCAGCCTGCAGGGCACGCGCACCATCATTGACGCCACTGATGGAATCACTGGGACAGGAAATGGAAGTGGCCCACTGGTTTTGCCCGTCAACACTCAGTACGATGGTTTCCGTGACTGTCTCTCTGCTATTCGACGGAAAGAGGGGTGGGGAGGGTTTTACCGAGGCTTTGGAGCACTTGTGACACAGTATGTGTTACACTGCACCCTGCTGGCTGCTGCCAGGACTGCACTGAGACTGCTGCTCCTGGAGGGTGGCAAAGGGGCACTGGACAGCTAG